TAACCGATGCTCAGCAATAATAATCGTGATGCCAAATTCTTCATTCATCGTTTGAAGCATTCCGATAAACTCTCTTGCTGCAACAGGATCTAATTGAGACGTTGGCTCATCAAGTAACAATACCTTTGGCTCCATTAACAGAACAGCCGCTAAGTTTACAAGTTGCTTTTGTCCTCCAGAAAGCTCATATGTTTTCTTATCAAGTAAACCTTCTAATCCGAAGAAATGGACAATCTCTGCTACTCGCTTTCTCATCTCTTCTGTTGATGCTCCCATATTTTCAAGGCCAAAAATAAGTTCTTCTAAAACCTTGTCCATAACGATTTGATTTTCAGGGTCTTGAAAAACCATGCCGATACTTTTTGCTACTTCTTCTGCTTCAATAGTTAAAAGGGGGTTATTCTCTAAAAAGAACTCTCCTTTTTTTTCTCCATGTGGAGCAATCTCTCTCTTAATAAGCCGAAGTAAAGTGGATTTTCCACTTCCAGATGAACCACAAAGAACAATAAATTCCCCCTGTTCAACTGAAAATGAAACGTCCTTTAATACATGCTGTTTTTCATCAGGATAAGTAAAGCTTATATTTTTTGCTTCCAAAAATGCCATCGAACTGTTTCCCTCCCCTCAATAAATAGTGGGATGGCAAGATATAGAGTGAAAACACCAAGATAAAACCATTCTCTGCCTTGAATAACTGGTGATTCTAAGATAGGATAGATGCTTAACACCCCATCTCCCAGCCACCAGCCTGCTACTGCTACACTTCCTATTAATAATAACGTAAACAGTACAAGCCAATCTTGGACCTTCATTTTAAAAGGCGTATATTTGCTTCTTTTTTTAAGACCATACCCACGTGCTGCCATAGAATCTGCTGTTTGAATTGCTTCCTCTAAAGACCATGTTAATAAAATTTGTATAAGTAAAATACCGTTCTTTGCACGAGTTCGAATTTTCCCCTCTGAAACAGACAAACCCTTCCCTTTTTGTACCGATTCTATTTCTCTTAATCTTCGTTTTAACAATGGCACAAATCTCATAGAAAGCATCGTTAGTAAAGCCCATTGAGGAAGGATCCTAGAAAAAAGAAATAAAAACTTTTCAGCTGTGATCACAAGGTTATATGAAGCAAATAAAACCAATAGCGTAAAGATTGATAATGCTAAAATCACTCCCTGTATAATTGCCTCTAACATGACAGGGTTATGATATAAATAAAATAGGATATGAGTTCCTCTTCGATTGATTAAAGGGTTAATAATCAGAAAGAAAATAGATAGAAAAAACATCATAACAAGCCAGCTTCTTAGTGTTTTCCCCCTATCAAGCTGCAAATGAAAAAGAATGAACAAAAGAGCTGCAACAAATAAAAACACCGGATGCTTATAAAGCATTACCAGTGCTGCTGCGCCCACATAATAAAAAAAACTAACGAAAGGATGAAAGCTATGAATTCCTTTATTCATGATCAATTAATCCTCATTATAATTTGTTGTATAGATCCACTGAACAGTATCACCATTAGTGACTGTTATAACACCTGCACTTCGGTTTAACGTTGAACCATTTCTTTTTACAGTCCAGCCACTAAATTGACCTCGGTCGAATTCAAATAAATTATCAATACCCTCCACATACGCAGATGAACCGCTTCCTGTTACGCTAACAGGTATACCTTTTTGTTTTAAGATAGTTAATGTTACATCCAAAACTGTATTTCCTTCACTCATCACAACCTTTGTAGCAGGAAGAATTGTTCCTTTTTCACTATCACCTGCAATTGAGATGGTAACCGCCTGCTTTGGTTCTTCCTTTTTCGGTGGTGGAGTGGTTGATTGTTCTTTTGTAGCAGTAGTTGTATCTTGTTTCGTTGATTCATTTGTAGCTTTTTTAGTTGGTGTTTCAGTCTTTTGAGTAGTGCTTTGTGTTTTTTCTGTTACTTTCTTTTCAGAAGTGTTTGTTGTATTAGTTGTTGTACTAGAAGACTTGCTTTGTGATGATGATGTAGAAGATGGTTCTTTTGTTTCTTCTTTTTTATCTTCTTCAACAGCAGCCGTTGTTTCTTCTGTAGTTATCTCTTGTGTTTGCACTCCTTGTTTATCTTCCGATTCGACTTCTCTTGTAGAATCAGCTATTTGTTCAGCTTCTTGATCACTCGTATCGTTTGACTGTGTTTCCTCACTTGTTTCTTCATTTAATACCGGTGATACTTCGTCTTTTTCACATGCTGCAGTAAAGAATAAAATTGTCGAGAACACAATCAGCAGAAAGGTTTTCATTTTTGACAAAGCGTTACACCTCCAATAGTTTTTCTGATACGATCATCCATAAATGGGAAACGCCCCTCCAAATGGAGAGGGCATTTCATTTTGTTATTGTTGTTGTCTTTTTCTAACATACAAACTAGTTATTCCGATAATAAGTAAAGCAAGACCAATTAATGCCATGTTATAACTTTGGGTAGCAGTATTTGGTAGAGGATAACCCTTGGTTTTTGCTGGTGGATCATTTTTAGTCGTACTAACATTTTCAGATGTATCTTTTTCAACATCTTCCTTCACTACAACAGGGGTTTCATTGTTGTCAGCAGGAGTCTCTGTGTTTTTCTTTTCAAGAGTTAAGCTATACAAAGATCCTTTTCCATTTAAAAATAATTGATACGCAACGATTCCTCTATAGCCTTGATCTGTTGTAAATAAGTCACTAGTGTCTCCACCTTGCCAGTCAAAGCCACCATCATCATTTTGGTAGGAAAGCAGAAAATCGATTAAACTAACACCGTCTTTTGAAAACTGATCACTATGTGAATCAATTGATAATGCCGATAACGCAATAACTACTTGTGCAGCTGTTGAGCTGTTATCAATTTTTGAATTTTTGTATTGAGCTGATAAATAATTTACAGCTTCGTCTACCGCACTCTTCACATCAGCATTTGATTCAACATACGGAGCAAGTGCAGTTAATACCATAGCCGTTGTATCACTGTCACTCGTTGCTTCACCACTCCATGTCCAGCCACCATCACCGTTTTGATTTTTCAGCAATTCATTGACCAATGCTTCTCGCGTCCATTTTGCTGAAGATGGAACTTCAAAGTTAGCACTATCTAATGCAATAAGAGCATAAGCTACCCCATTTAGTCCCTGCTTTGTTACATTTCCATTATAGATAGCTTGAACAAGATTATATCCTTCAATATTTGTTGGATCTTCACCTGCTGCTAAAACGCCCAATGTAAGTCGCTCATAATCTGTTATTTTTGAAAAACTTCCTTGACGTTCAGTTAATTGTTTTTTCAAGTTTTCTAGATAACTAGCCGGCAATGTCTTTCCTGCCTTATTCAAAGCCACTGCCTGCCAGTCTCCAACCTCTTGTTTTAAAACATACTGACTAGCTGCATTTATAGCATTCTTAAGGGCAGCTTGATCAAACTCTTCAACTGGCTCTTGTTCCTCTTCAGGTTGCTGCTCTTCCTCTGTAGGTTCTTCAGCTGGTGTTTCCCAAGATTCATATTTTAACGTTACTTTATCAGCTTTTTTAAGCGCGTAACTGTCAACCCCAACTGATGCCATCTCATCATTTACATAAAATGCCCAATAATAAGTACCTTCAGCAGCTAATCCTCCGATACTTGTAATCATCACGCCATATTCAGATGTTTCATATTCAATGTTTTCTTGTCCGTAACCAATCTGTAATAAATCGAATGCAGTTGGTTGATCAATGTATGCAATTGATGAAGGCTCCGGTAAAATCACATGATCTTTATCACCAATTATTTGCAGTGACACACTATTTTCAGAAGGCTTTGTCCAATCCGTATAACGAAAACTTAACTCGTCACCCTCTTGTACAACATAACTGTCTGCGCCAACTTGTGCTTGAACACCATTAACATAAAAAGCCCAATAATATGGATCCTTTGCTTCTAATCCGTTTATTTCAGTAATAAATACCCCGTATTCAGACTCACTGTATTTAACTTGGCTCTCGCCAACAGCTTGAACGAGTACATCAAATGCAGTTGCATCCTCTGCAAATGTATAGTTTGTTTCATCTAATAATAGTTCATTGTTATTTCCAACAACTGATATTGTTTCCCCTTCTGCAGCAAATACAGTTGTCTGAAAAGTGCTAACGAATAAGGTAGAAACTAAAAGGACAGATAATATAATATGTTTTACTTTGTTGAACAACGTGTTCTCTCCTATCTATAAAAATTTATTGAGGCAAAAAAAATCCTCTATGTAGGAGGATTGCAGTCGTTAAGAAAAAAATGTCCAATAATTGACTCTTTCTTTTCTTAACACCCTCCTATCCGCGTAGTACGAGGTGAAAAAATAGGCAGGTCTCCTGACTTATGATCAACATCCTTACAGTCTTCCCTTTTCATGATAGGATAATACTATCAACCTATTTTTATCATATTCATTTTAACTGTTTTAATCATAGTCTAGTATGAAAATGGTGTCAATATATGTAGGAGTCTGCATATATATGGTAGAAACTTCAAAAATCCATTTCTCCTTTCATTCATTTAATAATTGAGTTATTTATTCCCTGGTTGATTCAAAAGAAAAAGCCATGATCTTTGAAGCATGATCATGACTTTTGCGCTTATTTAGTTTCTCTATGCACTGTATATTTCTTTAATCGTGGGCAATATTTTTTAAGTTCAATTCGATCCGGGTTATTACGCTTATTCTTTGTTGTAATATAATTTCGATCACCAGTTTCTGTACATGCTAATGTAATTTTCACTCTCATTATCATTTCCTCCTTGAAAAAATAAAATTAATTTTCTGCAGTAAAGGCTGGAAGAGGATCGTTAAAAGAAGACCAATCCCTCTTCATTTCATCGTTTGTCAATAAGCATTCATCTAGAGATCTTTCAATCAATTCACGGTTCATGTCGATTCCAATCATAACAAGCTCAGTTAATCGATCACCGTATGTATGATCCCACTTTGCTAATAACTCCGGTTCTTCTTTTAAAAATTGGTCCTGCTCTGCTTTTGAATAAGAAGCAATCCAATTTCCTGTTCCCTGAATGATAATAGAAGGACCTGCCTGTGAGAGAAGTCCTGTTATATCATTACGTGAAGCAAGCCAGAAGAACCCCTTAGCTCTAACAACATCTACAGGCCAACTCTCAAGCCAAGTCATAAACCTTTCAGGATGAAATGGTAATTTCCTCTTATATACAAAAGAGGTGATTCCGTATTCCTCTGTTTCAGGTATATGTTCATTCATAAGCTCTTGTATCCACCCTGCGGATTGGCTAGCTTTTTCAAAATCAAAAAGGTTCGTATCTAAAATCCTTGTTATTGGTACCTTTGAAAAAATAGACTCGATGATCGTAGCATCAGGATTCAGTTTATGAAGAACGGCTTTTAATTCATCTATATCTTCTCGCTCAACTAAATCTAATTTGTTTAATACAAGAATGTTAGCAAATTCTATTTGATCAATTAACAAATCTACTACCTCCCTTGTATCTGTTGGATCTATTGCTTCGTTACGGTCAAGAAGACTCTCCCCAGAGGAATAGTCAAGCCAAAACCGATATGCATCTACAACAGTTACCATTGCATCTAGTTCACATATGTCAGTTAAATTTATCCCTAATTCTTCATCTATATATGTGAATGTTTGGGCTACAGGAATAGGCTCAGAAATACCGGATGATTCAATAACTAGATAATCTAAATGCCCTTTTTTCACTAATTTTTTCACCTCTATAATGAGGTCTTCTCTCAGTGTACAGCATATACAGCCATTCTGAAGTTCAACAAGATTTTCCTCCGTTCGGGAAAATCCACCTTGTTTAATAAGCGACGCATCAATATTTACTTCACTCATATCATTAACTATAACGGCTATTCTCTTATTATCTTTATTACTTAAGAGGTGGTTTAATAATGTAGTTTTCCCAGCACCTAAATAGCCACTTAAGACCGTTACTGGTACCTTTCTATTTTTCATGTAATCCTCCTATATAAAACAAAATGATTACGATTTGAATTTCATACTTTTATGTAAGTAATCAGAAAAACGCAAAGTAAATCGTAATAGTTACGTTTTATATATTATATTATCTCCTGTTGATATGCAATAAGTTTAATAAAAAAGTTTTAAAAAGAGAATTTCGGGAAAAACATAAATAAGAAAGGCTGACACCTAAATGCCAGCCTCTCTGTTTCTATTATAAATTTACACGCATAACGCGACCATTAAATTTTTGAGCCCAGTAACCACTAGACATATTAGCGATTGCAACACCAGTTGAGCTTTGAGAACCAATGAATTTACCGCCACCTACATAAATACCAACATGTCCATCTTTTTTATAAGTATCAAAGAATACCATATCACCAGGTTGCATGCTGCTTGTTGGTACTCTTGTACCAGTATTTTTTAGGATTTCCGTACTTGCTCCTACTCTTACTCCTACAGTTGAGAATGCCCAACTTACGAATCCAGAACAGTCAAATCGACCATTAGCGATATCATAAGAGTTTCTTCCGCCACCAAATACATAAACAGAATTTCCGATATATTTATAACCAGCACTAATTAAATCATTAACTGTACCGTTAGGGTTTACAGGTGTGTCTTCAAATGTAACTGTATTATTTGAAGTACCTTTTGCTACTGTTACAGAATTAGATGAAGTTGTGTTTGCAGCAGAAGCTTCAGCCGCTGCTTCAGCTGCTGCTAATGCTTCTGCTTTTTGTTTTAAGCTGTTAATTGCAGCTTCTTTTGCTGTTTTTTCATCTTGAAGTTCTTTTCTTAATTGATCATTTTGTTGCTTTTGTGCCAGGATATCAGCCTGCATGCCTTCTAAATCTGCTCTTAAGTTTTCAAGGTCTGAAAGCACTTCCACTTTTGCAACCTTCTTTTCATTTAACTCTTTTTCATCAGCTTCTTGCTGTGAGATCATCGAACGATCTGCTTCTACAATTTTCCCTACCGCAAGTGCACGGTTTAGAAAATCACCGAAACTAGTAGATCCCAGTAAAACATCGATATATTCTACATTCCCACCACTGTGTTGGTAAGAAATTGCACGTTGCTTTAAAATTTCTGTACGTTCTTTAATAGCTTCTTCTAGTTTAGCGATCTCAGAATCCATCGCGTTTATTTCGTCTTGAGAAGTTTGAATCTGCTCTTCTGTTTGCTTAATCTTAGCTTCGTTATCTTTTATTGCTGCATCAACGCGTTCACTTTGTTTCTTTAAATTATCTAACTCTGCTTGTACTTCTTGTACATCCTGAGTATGATCTTTAATTTCTTTTTGAACTTCTGTACTTGTTTCAGCGTTAACCGAAGGAATTGCAAATGAACTGCCTAATCCAATCATGACAGCTAAATTCATGATAACTAGTTTCTTTTTCGACATTCTCTTCCCCTACTTTCGTTTCTCGTACATGAATCATTCTATGTATCTATTTTTATACAATACTATTTTACTTATTTAGCCACAATTAGAAGTATATCATCAAAAAATGACAAAACTATGTTGTTAATATTACATTTATGTTTCAAAAGTAACAAAATGTAGCTTTTTCGCCTCAAAAAAAGCACATTTACAACTGTAACATAGTTTATATCGCAATTCTAGTATTTATCTATTAATAGAATTAATAGGGCTAAGAATGTATAAAAAAAGAGATAAATTGATAGTAGTAGGTTAAAAGGAGGGAGAAAAGAAGTTTATGAATGAGAAATCTTACCTAACTCAGTTTAAGTTAGTTCTTCTCCTCTCCCGGAGTGTGACAATTTTTTACCGCTTTATCCACTATCTAAACAAACATGAAGAGGACACATGATTATTCTTCTTGTGTCCTCTTCATCACTTCAAATTCCTCTTTGGCTTTGTATTCACCATTTGCTATGATATGTAGCACATGCATTCCACTATAGTGTTTTCTTGTTGATAAATCCCTAAAAGAATGTGTTTTTGTATAAACTTTTTCCTCTCCTGGTGAGATGGAAGTTTCGGATATTTTAAATGACTTTGTCGAATGCTTTCCATTTGCTTTTACAAAATCGATCGCATATTCAAGTCTAAGCTTTCTTAGTTCTTTATCTATTGAGGTAACATGAAATGAAAATGTAATAGCTTCTCCTATTTCCACTTTCTTTGTAACAGTTAAATTTTTAACCTGAATATGCTCACTTTTTTCCAGACCAAATAATTCAAGTGCCTCCGGAACACCTTTCTTCCAATAACGTCCGTAATCCCGCTTTAACAATCCAATTCGTTCGATCATTTGTACCGAGCCATCTCTTTGCTAAATGAAGGACAAGCTCAGGATGATCTTTTGAAATATCATTTAAATTATTGGCGACACTTTTTCTCACATATAGAGAAGGATCTTCCTTCAGGTTTTCTAGTATTGGAAAGATTGGTGAAGGGTCTTTTTTCAAGTTTATTAAGGAAATTCCCCACGGAAGCCTTGGACGCGAACCCTCGCTTGCGAGTCTTCTGACATGCTCATTTTCATGTGAACTCCATTCTAAAAACTGTGCCATCATTTTAGCTTGATTTTCCATCACAAATGGTCTTACTGCAAATTCGGAAGTTGAGAACATAGTAAAATATTCAAGTGCCTCCATTGATATCTGCCAGCTATGTAACCCATAAATTTCTACGTAATCTGGAAAAATAATTCCACCAAGACTTCCTTGAAAAGAAGGAGCCACTTTTTTTAATAGTGCCACAGCTTCACCAAATTCTTTAGGTAAACTTTGAGATAAACTCAGAGTAATACGACGGACACGTTGTTTTAATGCCAGTTCATCCCAGCCTTTTGCATAAACGGATGATAAAAATTCTTCTTGATTAAAAAGTGGATCATTGTCTTGTAATTCCTTACTCAGCTTCTTCATAAATTGCTCATTAAATAAAGCTCGAAGTTCTTCTGCCATGTATAACTCCTTCACCCTTTAGTTTGTTAGTATAAAGAATTATATCATGGAGATTTATTAGAGTTAAATTGAGCAAAAAATTAAAGTCCACAAACAAAATAAAAACAGGTAATCTATCACCACCTGTTCTTACTCCATCCCGTATTTAATTCGGTAAATCTTAGCCATTGCTTGAACCCGATCTGTAACATTTAGTTTCTTAAATATATTTGTTATATGGTTTTTCACAGTATGAACACTTATATTTAAATAGCTGCCTACTTCCTGATTGTTTAAACCTTCTAGTATTAAAAAGAGTATTT
This genomic stretch from Metabacillus sp. B2-18 harbors:
- a CDS encoding energy-coupling factor transporter transmembrane component T, whose product is MNKGIHSFHPFVSFFYYVGAAALVMLYKHPVFLFVAALLFILFHLQLDRGKTLRSWLVMMFFLSIFFLIINPLINRRGTHILFYLYHNPVMLEAIIQGVILALSIFTLLVLFASYNLVITAEKFLFLFSRILPQWALLTMLSMRFVPLLKRRLREIESVQKGKGLSVSEGKIRTRAKNGILLIQILLTWSLEEAIQTADSMAARGYGLKKRSKYTPFKMKVQDWLVLFTLLLIGSVAVAGWWLGDGVLSIYPILESPVIQGREWFYLGVFTLYLAIPLFIEGRETVRWHFWKQKI
- a CDS encoding DUF4430 domain-containing protein; protein product: MKTFLLIVFSTILFFTAACEKDEVSPVLNEETSEETQSNDTSDQEAEQIADSTREVESEDKQGVQTQEITTEETTAAVEEDKKEETKEPSSTSSSQSKSSSTTTNTTNTSEKKVTEKTQSTTQKTETPTKKATNESTKQDTTTATKEQSTTPPPKKEEPKQAVTISIAGDSEKGTILPATKVVMSEGNTVLDVTLTILKQKGIPVSVTGSGSSAYVEGIDNLFEFDRGQFSGWTVKRNGSTLNRSAGVITVTNGDTVQWIYTTNYNED
- a CDS encoding DUF4430 domain-containing protein, with the translated sequence MFNKVKHIILSVLLVSTLFVSTFQTTVFAAEGETISVVGNNNELLLDETNYTFAEDATAFDVLVQAVGESQVKYSESEYGVFITEINGLEAKDPYYWAFYVNGVQAQVGADSYVVQEGDELSFRYTDWTKPSENSVSLQIIGDKDHVILPEPSSIAYIDQPTAFDLLQIGYGQENIEYETSEYGVMITSIGGLAAEGTYYWAFYVNDEMASVGVDSYALKKADKVTLKYESWETPAEEPTEEEQQPEEEQEPVEEFDQAALKNAINAASQYVLKQEVGDWQAVALNKAGKTLPASYLENLKKQLTERQGSFSKITDYERLTLGVLAAGEDPTNIEGYNLVQAIYNGNVTKQGLNGVAYALIALDSANFEVPSSAKWTREALVNELLKNQNGDGGWTWSGEATSDSDTTAMVLTALAPYVESNADVKSAVDEAVNYLSAQYKNSKIDNSSTAAQVVIALSALSIDSHSDQFSKDGVSLIDFLLSYQNDDGGFDWQGGDTSDLFTTDQGYRGIVAYQLFLNGKGSLYSLTLEKKNTETPADNNETPVVVKEDVEKDTSENVSTTKNDPPAKTKGYPLPNTATQSYNMALIGLALLIIGITSLYVRKRQQQ
- the rpmG gene encoding 50S ribosomal protein L33; the encoded protein is MRVKITLACTETGDRNYITTKNKRNNPDRIELKKYCPRLKKYTVHRETK
- a CDS encoding GTP-binding protein; this translates as MKNRKVPVTVLSGYLGAGKTTLLNHLLSNKDNKRIAVIVNDMSEVNIDASLIKQGGFSRTEENLVELQNGCICCTLREDLIIEVKKLVKKGHLDYLVIESSGISEPIPVAQTFTYIDEELGINLTDICELDAMVTVVDAYRFWLDYSSGESLLDRNEAIDPTDTREVVDLLIDQIEFANILVLNKLDLVEREDIDELKAVLHKLNPDATIIESIFSKVPITRILDTNLFDFEKASQSAGWIQELMNEHIPETEEYGITSFVYKRKLPFHPERFMTWLESWPVDVVRAKGFFWLASRNDITGLLSQAGPSIIIQGTGNWIASYSKAEQDQFLKEEPELLAKWDHTYGDRLTELVMIGIDMNRELIERSLDECLLTNDEMKRDWSSFNDPLPAFTAEN
- a CDS encoding coiled-coil domain-containing protein, which gives rise to MSKKKLVIMNLAVMIGLGSSFAIPSVNAETSTEVQKEIKDHTQDVQEVQAELDNLKKQSERVDAAIKDNEAKIKQTEEQIQTSQDEINAMDSEIAKLEEAIKERTEILKQRAISYQHSGGNVEYIDVLLGSTSFGDFLNRALAVGKIVEADRSMISQQEADEKELNEKKVAKVEVLSDLENLRADLEGMQADILAQKQQNDQLRKELQDEKTAKEAAINSLKQKAEALAAAEAAAEASAANTTSSNSVTVAKGTSNNTVTFEDTPVNPNGTVNDLISAGYKYIGNSVYVFGGGRNSYDIANGRFDCSGFVSWAFSTVGVRVGASTEILKNTGTRVPTSSMQPGDMVFFDTYKKDGHVGIYVGGGKFIGSQSSTGVAIANMSSGYWAQKFNGRVMRVNL